A section of the Saccharomyces paradoxus strain CBS432 chromosome XII sequence genome encodes:
- the RPL26A gene encoding 60S ribosomal protein uL24 (Ribosomal 60S subunit protein L26A~similar to YLR344W) has product MAKQSLDVSSDRRKARKAYFTSPSSERRVLLSAPLSKELRAQYGIKALPIRRDDEVLVVRGSKKGQEGKISSVYRLKFAVQVDKVTKEKVNGASVPINLHPSKLVITKLHLDKDRKALIQRKGGKLE; this is encoded by the exons ATGGCTAAACAATCATTAG ACGTTTCCTCCGACAGAAGAAAAGCCAGAAAGGCTTATTTCACCTCCCCATCCTCCGAACGTCGTGTTTTGCTATCTGCTCCATTATCGAAGGAGTTGAGAGCTCAATACGGTATCAAGGCTTTGCCAATCAGAAGAGATGACGAAGTTTTGGTTGTTCGTGGTTCCAAGAAGGGCCAAGAAGGTAAGATTTCATCTGTTTACAGATTGAAGTTTGCCGTTCAAGTTGACAAGGTCACCAAGGAAAAGGTCAATGGTGCTTCTGTTCCAATTAACTTGCACCCATCCAAGCTTGTCATTACTAAATTACATTTGGACAAGGACAGAAAAGCTTTGATCCAAAGAAAGGGCGGTAAATTGGAATAA
- a CDS encoding bifunctional fructose-2,6-bisphosphate 2-phosphatase/6-phosphofructo-2-kinase (6-phosphofructo-2-kinase-like~similar to YLR345W), whose amino-acid sequence MPNVLSDDEELLNGLGSEIMKPSKQGNYMARTVKRWVNNERVTSAELTNVNVDGVHGPVNTESYISPGQLYSTDSGNLFHAGRILVVLVGLPATSKTLLSVAITRYTRWLGVRTKSYHFSEYKESAKDIPSDYFCVVPTSKEGVAFVEKLRMQMLNDILSFFNDLSGQLAIYDALNIRKIDRKNLEATFSEIGVKVLFIESIVSDQEIMNRNIALVLESNDYRGLSTDEAIDEYMRRLSVNEPYYEMMTHDEELSYIKYINLGRQIIVKDNIHGYLVNKMVFFLMNLRQKKGCVYFARCGTSDKDNYIHDEELNEEGIHYSKVLKEFVLQRIKQKRLAKKNSDSLVEVIDGSHDEDLKTSLIVWTGPRKRTHDTGLFFSKEGIKVQQRSELRQLNPGSIADLSDQQIMEKFPSEYKESLKDPYHFRFPRAESYHDLAVRMEPLLLEMEHTSKDILIIAHESTLRVLYGYLMACTCVELPNLNFTRDKLVEISFSPFCNTVELLNIPSSS is encoded by the coding sequence ATGCCAAATGTGCtttctgatgatgaagagcTCCTTAATGGATTAGGAAGTGAGATCATGAAGCCCTCTAAACAAGGTAATTATATGGCGAGGACCGTTAAAAGATGGGTAAATAACGAACGCGTAACCTCAGCCGAGTTGACGAATGTCAATGTTGACGGAGTTCATGGACCGGTGAATACTGAAAGTTATATATCACCAGGACAGCTCTACTCCACTGACTCGGGAAATTTGTTTCATGCCGGAAGAATCCTCGTTGTTCTAGTCGGTCTTCCAGCAACATCAAAGACACTTTTATCAGTAGCGATTACAAGATATACCAGATGGCTAGGAGTCAGGACGAAATCGTACCATTTTTCAGAGTATAAAGAATCAGCTAAAGATATACCTTCAGACTATTTCTGCGTAGTACCAACGTCAAAAGAGGGTGTAGCGTTTGTTGAAAAGCTTCGCATGCAGATGTTGAATGATATACtgtcatttttcaatgatttgtCAGGACAGCTAGCCATTTATGATGCCCTAAATATCCGTAAAATTGACAGAAAGAATTTGGAGGCTACCTTTTCTGAAATTGGCGTTAAAGTACTTTTCATTGAATCAATCGTGTCTGATCAAGAAATCATGAATAGGAACATAGCTCTCGTACTAGAGTCGAACGATTACAGGGGACTTTCAACCGATGAAGCAATTGACGAATATATGAGACGTTTGTCAGTTAACGAACCATATTATGAAATGATGACACATGACGAAGAACTATCATAcattaaatatataaatctGGGAAGGCAGATAATTGTGAAAGATAACATACACGGTTATTTGGTCAACAAAAtggtatttttcttgatgaaCTTGAGGCAGAAAAAGGGGTGTGTATATTTTGCTCGGTGTGGTACCAGCGATAAAGATAACTACATACACGATGAAGAATTAAATGAAGAGGGAATTCACTATTCAAAAGTCCTCAAGGAATTTGTCCTCCAACGAATTAAGCAGAAGAGACtggccaaaaaaaattctgatTCCTTAGTCGAAGTAATAGATGGAAGTcatgatgaagatttgaagACCTCGCTGATAGTTTGGACAGGTCCCAGGAAAAGGACCCATGATACTggtctctttttttcaaaagaaggTATTAAAGTTCAGCAACGGTCAGAGTTGAGACAATTGAACCCAGGGAGTATTGCTGATCTTAGCGACCAACAAATAATGGAGAAATTTCCGTCAGAGTACAAAGAATCATTGAAAGACCCATATCATTTTAGATTCCCCAGAGCGGAATCTTACCATGATCTAGCCGTTCGTATGGAACCTTTGTTACTAGAAATGGAACATACGAGCAAGGACATTCTCATCATTGCACATGAGTCAACATTAAGAGTTCTATATGGCTATTTAATGGCTTGCACGTGTGTAGAGTTACCAAATCTAAATTTCACAAGAGACAAATTAGTTGAAATTTCGTTCAGCCCTTTTTGCAATACAGTAGAGTTATTGAACATTCCTTCAAGTAGCTAA
- the CIS1 gene encoding Cis1p (similar to YLR346C) translates to MQSVSNCPIGLVSKNTINSASNIAEWVACPWKYINVVGSGRYVSNKPDKITRYDLLKAAQEAEMQELLTGSGLKSRHKRKKRSKVALETIAEENSSSESLF, encoded by the coding sequence ATGCAGTCAGTCAGTAACTGTCCCATCGGGttagtttcaaaaaatacaattaATTCAGCCTCCAACATTGCAGAGTGGGTAGCATGTCCATGGAAATATATTAACGTTGTTGGTTCAGGTAGATACGTGAGCAATAAGCCTGATAAAATCACCAGGTATGATTTGCTCAAAGCTGCACAGGAGGCAGAAATGCAGGAGTTGCTTACGGGAAGTGGTTTGAAAAGTAGACATAAACGTAAAAAGAGGAGTAAGGTGGCATTGGAGACTATAGCTGAAGAAAACTCTTCAAGTGAAAGCCTCTTTTAA
- the KAP95 gene encoding karyopherin beta (Karyopherin beta~similar to YLR347C), producing the protein MSTAEFAQLLENSILSPDQNIRLTSETQLKKLSNDNFLQFAGLSSQVLIDENTKLEGRILAALTLKNELVSKDSVKTQQFAQRWITQVSPEAKNQIKTNALTALVSIEPRIANAAAQLIAAIADIELPHGAWPELMKIMVDNTGAEQPENVKRASLLALGYMCESADPQSQALVSSSNNILIAIVQGAQSTETSKAVRLAALNALADSLIFIKNNMEREGERNYLMQVVCEATQAEDIEVQAAAFGCLCKIMSLYYTFMKPYMEQALYALTIATMKSPNDKVASMTVEFWSTICEEEIDIAYELAQFPQSPLQSYNFALSSIKDVVPNLLNLLMRQNEDPEDDDWNVSMSAGACLQLFAQNCGNHILEPVLEFVEQNITADNWRNREAAVMAFGSIMDGPDKVQRTYYVHQALPSILNLMNDQSLQVKETTAWCIGRIADSVAESIDPQQHLPGVVQACLIGLQDHPKVATNCSWTIINLVEQLAEATPSPIYNFYPALVDGLIGAANRIDNEFNARASAFSALTTMVEYATDTVAETSASISTFVMDKLGQTMSVDENQLTLEDAQSLQELQSNILTVLAAVIRKSPSSVEPVADMLMGLFFRLLEKKDSAFIEDDVFYAISALAASLGKGFEKYLETFSPYLLKALNQVDSPVSITAVGFIADISNSLEEDFRKYSDAMMNVLAQMISNPNARRELKPAVLSVFGDIASNIGADFIPYLNDIMALCVAAQNTKPENGTLEALDYQIKVLEAVLDAYVGIVAGLHDKPEALFPYVGTIFQFIAQVAEDPQLYSEDATSRAAVGLIGDIASMFPDGSIKQFYGQDWVIDYIKRTRSGQLFSQATKDTARWAREQQKRQLSL; encoded by the coding sequence ATGTCCACCGCTGAATTTGCTCAACTATTGGAGAACAGTATTTTAAGTCCCGACCAAAACATTCGGTTGACTAGTGAAACtcaattaaagaaattatcTAATGACAACTTTTTACAATTTGCAGGGCTTTCTTCGCAAGTACTTATCGATGAGAATACAAAGCTAGAAGGACGTATCCTAGCGGCACTAACTCTAAAGAATGAGCTGGTTTCTAAAGACTCCGTGAAGACCCAGCAATTTGCACAACGTTGGATTACACAAGTTAGCCCAGAAGCCAAAAACCAAATCAAAACTAATGCGCTCACCGCGTTGGTCTCCATAGAACCCCGTATAGCAAATGCTGCAGCTCAATTGATTGCAGCTATAGCAGATATTGAGTTGCCCCATGGCGCATGGCCAGAACTGATGAAAATTATGGTCGACAATACAGGTGCAGAACAACCAGAAAATGTTAAGAGAGCCTCTTTATTGGCCTTAGGATATATGTGTGAAAGTGCTGACCCTCAAAGTCAAGCCTTggtttcttcatcaaacaACATCTTAATTGCTATTGTCCAGGGTGCGCAATCTACGGAAACTTCCAAAGCAGTCAGGCTGGCAGCTCTGAATGCTCTTGCAGActctttaatttttatcaaaaataacatGGAACGTGAAGGTGAAAGAAACTACCTTATGCAAGTCGTCTGTGAAGCTACCCAAGCTGAAGATATAGAAGTTCAAGCAGCCGCTTTTGGTTGTTTGTGTAAAATCATGTCACTATACTATACATTTATGAAACCTTACATGGAGCAAGCCCTGTATGCGTTGACGATAGCCACAATGAAATCTCCAAATGATAAGGTAGCTTCCATGACTGTGGAATTCTGGTCCACTATTTGTGAAGAGGAAATCGATATTGCCTATGAACTCGCACAATTTCCTCAATCTCCTTTACAAAGTTATAATTTCGCTCTTTCTTCTATCAAAGACGTTGTTCCTAATTTATTGAACCTTCTAATGAGACAAAACGAAGATCCAGAAGATGACGATTGGAATGTTTCCATGTCCGCAGGTGCGTGCTTACAGTTGTTTGCTCAAAACTGTGGCAATCACATCTTGGAACCTGTATTGGAATTTGTTGAACAAAATATTACTGCTGACAACTGGAGGAATCGTGAAGCTGCTGTAATGGCCTTTGGTTCTATTATGGATGGTCCCGATAAGGTCCAAAGAACCTATTACGTTCACCAAGCTTTGCCATCTATCTTGAATTTAATGAACGACCAATCCTTACAAGTTAAGGAAACTACTGCCTGGTGTATTGGTAGAATTGCTGATTCTGTTGCTGAATCTATTGACCCACAACAGCATCTTCCAGGCGTTGTTCAAGCCTGTTTAATTGGATTACAAGATCACCCAAAAGTGGCCACAAACTGTTCTTGGACCATTATCAATTTAGTGGAACAATTAGCGGAAGCTACTCCATCTCCAATCTATAACTTCTATCCCGCTCTTGTAGATGGCTTGATAGGTGCAGCAAATAGAATTGATAATGAGTTTAATGCCCGTGCGTCCGCCTTTTCAGCCTTGACAACAATGGTTGAATACGCCACCGACACGGTAGCTGAAACTTCTGCTTCAATTTCCACGTTTGTTATGGATAAATTAGGACAGACAATGAGTGTTGATGAAAATCAACTAACGTTAGAAGACGCTCAAAGTTTACAAGAATTGCAATCAAATATATTGACTGTCCTAGCTGCTGTTATTAGAAAAAGTCCAAGTAGCGTAGAACCTGTTGCTGACATGCTTATGGGCCTGTTCTTCAGattgttggaaaaaaaggattcTGCGTTTATAGAAGATGATGTGTTTTATGCCATTTCAGCTCTGGCTGCTTCTTTGGGTaaaggttttgaaaaatacttgGAAACGTTTTCCCCCTATTTATTAAAGGCTTTGAATCAAGTAGATTCTCCAGTTTCAATTACAGCAGTGGGCTTCATTGctgatatttcaaattcgctagaagaagatttcaGAAAATACTCCGATGCCATGATGAATGTTCTGGCTCAAATGATCTCGAATCCGAACGCGAGAAGAGAGTTGAAACCTGCTGTCTTGAGTGTGTTTGGTGATATTGCCTCTAATATAGGCGCTGATTTTATCCCCTACCTAAACGATATCATGGCGTTATGTGTTGCCGCACAAAATACAAAGCCTGAAAACGGCACATTGGAAGCCCTTGACTACCAGATAAAAGTACTAGAAGCGGTACTAGATGCTTATGTTGGTATAGTAGCAGGACTTCATGACAAGCCAGAAGCTTTGTTCCCTTATGTTGGTACTATCTTCCAATTCATTGCACAGGTTGCAGAAGATCCTCAGCTGTACAGTGAGGATGCTACCTCAAGAGCAGCAGTCGGATTGATTGGTGATATAGCCTCTATGTTTCCAGACGGCTCAATCAAACAGTTTTATGGACAAGACTGGGTTATTGATTACATTAAAAGAACTAGGAGTGGCCAATTGTTTAGTCAAGCTACAAAAGATACTGCAAGATGGGCCAGGGAGCAACAGAAGCGTCAATTATCTTTATAA
- the DIC1 gene encoding Dic1p (Mitochondrial dicarboxylate carrier~similar to YLR348C) translates to MSTNAKQSAGKNIKYPWWYGGAAGIFATMVTHPLDLAKVRLQAAPMPKPTLFKMLENILANEGVMGLYSGLSAAVLRQCTYTTVRFGAYDLLKENVVPRDQLTNMAYLLPCSMFSGAIGGLAGNFADVVNIRMQNDSALEAAKRRNYKNALDGVYKIYRYEGGFKTLFTGWKPNMVRGILMTASQVVTYDVFKNYLVTKLDFDASKNYTHLTASLLAGLVATTVCSPADVMKTRIMNGSGDHQPALKILADAVRKEGPSFMFRGWLPSFTRLGPFTMLIFFAIEQLKKHRVGMPKEDK, encoded by the coding sequence ATGTCGACGAACGCAAAACAGTCTGCCGGTAAGAACATCAAGTATCCATGGTGGTACGGGGGTGCAGCGGGTATCTTTGCTACCATGGTGACGCATCCTCTGGACTTGGCCAAAGTCAGACTGCAGGCGGCTCCCATGCCCAAGCCCACACTTTTCAAGATGTTGGAGAACATCTTGGCGAATGAAGGTGTGATGGGGTTGTATTCCGGTCTGAGCGCTGCTGTGTTGCGGCAATGTACATACACAACGGTGAGATTTGGTGCTTACGACCTGTTGAAAGAGAATGTAGTTCCACGCGACCAATTGACTAATATGGCGTATCTGTTACCTTGCTCTATGTTCAGTGGTGCCATCGGTGGTCTTGCAGGGAATTTTGCAGATGTTGTAAACATTAGAATGCAGAACGATTCTGCTTTAGAAGCAGCTAAGAGAAGAAACTACAAAAACGCTCTCGATGGTGTATACAAGATATATCGCTACGAGGGTGGATTCAAGACCTTGTTTACTGGTTGGAAACCTAACATGGTTAGGGGCATACTGATGACTGCAAGTCAGGTCGTTACATATGACGTGTTTAAGAACTACTTGGTCACAAAATTAGACTTCGACGCATCCAAGAACTATACCCACTTGACCGCATCGCTGTTGGCTGGGCTGGTGGCCACCACCGTTTGTTCTCCAGCAGACGTCATGAAGACACGTATCATGAACGGCAGCGGAGACCATCAACCGGCTTTGAAGATCCTTGCCGACGCTGTCCGCAAAGAGGGTCCCTCTTTCATGTTCCGTGGGTGGTTACCAAGTTTCACAAGACTGGGTCCATTCACAATgttaattttctttgcaatcgagcaattgaaaaagcacAGAGTTGGCATGCCAAAGGAGGACAAGTAG
- the ORM2 gene encoding sphingolipid homeostasis protein ORM2 (Protein that mediates sphingolipid homeostasis~similar to YLR350W), protein MMDHTTNEPLAVEESPLTPNVSNLKPFPSQNNKISTPVTDHRRRRSSSVISHVEQETFEDENDQQMLPNMNATWVDQRGAWLIHIVVIVLLRLFYSLFPGSTPKWTWTLTNMTYIIGFYIMFHLVKGTPFDFNGGAYDNLTMWEQINDETLYTPTRKFLLIVPIVLFLISNQYYRNDMTLFLSNLAVTVFVGVVPKLGITHRLRISIPGITGRAQIS, encoded by the coding sequence ATGATGGACCATACCACAAATGAACCTTTAGCCGTTGAGGAGTCTCCACTCACCCCAAACGTGTCTAACCTGAAACCATTCCCCTCtcaaaacaacaaaatatcCACTCCAGTGACCGACCATAGGAGAAGACGCTCATCCAGTGTAATATCACATGTAGAACAGgaaacttttgaagatgaGAATGACCAACAGATGCTTCCTAACATGAACGCTACCTGGGTCGACCAGCGAGGTGCGTGGTTAATTCATATTGTCGTAATAGTACTGTTGAGACTCTTCTACTCCTTGTTCCCCGGGTCGACACCCAAATGGACATGGACTTTAACAAACATGACGTACATCATTGGGTTCTATATCATGTTCCATCTTGTCAAAGGTACACCCTTCGACTTTAATGGTGGTGCGTACGACAACCTGACCATGTGGGAGCAGATTAACGATGAGACTTTGTACACACCcacaagaaaatttttgctGATCGTGCCCATTGTGTTGTTCCTGATTAGCAACCAGTACTACCGTAACGACATGACGCTATTTCTCTCCAACCTGGCCGTCACGGTGTTTGTTGGTGTTGTTCCTAAACTGGGAATTACACATAGACTAAGAATATCCATTCCCGGCATCACAGGCCGTGCTCA